A single window of Zea mays cultivar B73 chromosome 10, Zm-B73-REFERENCE-NAM-5.0, whole genome shotgun sequence DNA harbors:
- the LOC103642800 gene encoding uncharacterized protein: protein MAAADPPPRGEAAPALKQSASIDRIPVDERRILHRLAGDLWGGDVDPGALAVSQLRGAMTNKGNDPHKVLVRIYGRGVEVFFDRADEVRTFECMSRHGQGPRLLGPLRQRPRRGVHQRQGTLRLYHPKCVMCLLGSNPRLVLVMAHSRVACVLALPDPLRRGSARPDDVCRDPLLPSTPSSPPRSRDLLRSCHQRPPPPPLSSPSRLRSAAVIRCKAAINAHAPLRAATFPGSRALLRRHTFWSIAPAINALL, encoded by the coding sequence ATGGCCGCTGCAGACCCGCCGCCGCGCGGGGAGGCCGCACCCGCGCTGAAGCAGAGCGCCAGCATCGACCGGATACCGGTGGACGAGCGTCGCATCCTGCACCGCCTCGCCGGGGACCTCTGGGGCGGCGACGTGGACCCCGGCGCGCTGGCCGTGTCCCAGCTCAGGGGCGCCATGACCAACAAGGGCAACGACCCGCACAAGGTGCTCGTGCGCATCTACGGCAGGGGCGTCGAGGTCTTCTTCGACCGTGCCGACGAGGTCCGCACCTTCGAGTGCATGTCGCGCCACGGCCAGGGGCCCCGCCTCCTGGGCCCGCTTCGCCAACGGCCGCGTCGAGGAGTTCATCAACGCCAGGGTACACTACGCCTCTACCACCCTAAATGTGTGATGTGTCTGCTCGGATCCAATCCGCGATTGGTTCTTGTCATGGCTCACTCGCGTGTTGCTTGCGTCCTGGCCTTGCCAGACCCTCTCCGCCGCGGATCTGCGCGACCCGATGATGTCTGTCGTGATCCACTGCTGCCATCAACGCCCTCCTCCCCTCCCAGATCCCGTGATCTGCTACGAAGCTGCCATCAACGCCCTCCTCCCCCTCCGCTCAGCTCCCCCTCACGCCTTCGATCCGCTGCCGTGATCCGCTGCAAGGCGGCCATCAACGCCCATGCCCCCCTTCGCGCAGCTACCTTCCCAGGATCTCGGGCGCTCCTTCGTCGCCATACTTTTTGGTCCATAGCACCCGCCATCAACGCCCTCCTC